In the Blochmannia endosymbiont of Camponotus sp. genome, TTCATTGTTATCGGTATGGTTTAGTATATCGCAGATCCAGTGAGATAATTTTTTGACGTCGTGTTCATTTAAACCACGTCTGGTTATTGCCGGTGTACCGATACGTATGCCAGATGTAACGAAAGGATTTCTATAATCATTGGGTATGCTGTTTTTGTTAACAATAATGTTGGCATGTTCTAGGGCTATGCTAGCATCTTTTCCGGTAATGTTTTTGTTTCTTAAATCTAATAAAAAAAGATGGTTATGAGTTATGCCAGAAATTACTTCAAATTTGCGTAGTAAAAATTCTTTAACCATTATTTTAGCATGATGGACAACTTTTTGTTGATATAACTTAAAAGATGGATCCATTGCTTCTTTTAAAGCAATTGCTTTAGCTGCAATAACATGCATTAATGGACCTCCTTGTGAACCGGGAAAAACAGAGGCATCTAGTTTTTTATACAGTTCTGGATCACCCCCACTAGCTAAAATTAAACCACCTCTAGGGCCTGCTAATGTTTTATGAGTAGTAGCAGTTACTACATGTGCATGTGGTAGTGGATTTGGATATATACCTGCTGCAACTAATCCTGTAATATGGGCCATATCAATAAATAGATATGCTTGAATAGTATCGGCAATTTGACGCATTTTAGACCAATTTATAATACCGGAATATGCAGAAAATCCCCCTACGATCATTTTTGGTTTGTGTATTGTAGCTAAATTATATAATTCTTCATAATTAATACACCCGGTTTCATCAACACCATAAAATATAGCGTTATATAATTTTCCTGAAAAGTTTACTGGTGAACCATGTGTTAAATGTCCTCCATGGTTTAGGTGCATACCTAAAATAGTATCTCCAGGATGTAATAAGGCGTTGTAAACAGAAAAATTAGCTTGGGATCCAGAATGTGGTTGTATATTTGCATAGTCTGCGGAAAATAATTTTTTTGCACGATTAATCCCCAATTTT is a window encoding:
- the glyA gene encoding serine hydroxymethyltransferase; the encoded protein is MSIYTNYDIELWEIMKQEISRQEEHIELIASENYVSPQVMKIQGSQLTNKYAEGYPGKRYYGGCEYVDMIEKLGINRAKKLFSADYANIQPHSGSQANFSVYNALLHPGDTILGMHLNHGGHLTHGSPVNFSGKLYNAIFYGVDETGCINYEELYNLATIHKPKMIVGGFSAYSGIINWSKMRQIADTIQAYLFIDMAHITGLVAAGIYPNPLPHAHVVTATTHKTLAGPRGGLILASGGDPELYKKLDASVFPGSQGGPLMHVIAAKAIALKEAMDPSFKLYQQKVVHHAKIMVKEFLLRKFEVISGITHNHLFLLDLRNKNITGKDASIALEHANIIVNKNSIPNDYRNPFVTSGIRIGTPAITRRGLNEHDVKKLSHWICDILNHTDNNEIILSIKNKVSLICSQYPIYS